The Fragaria vesca subsp. vesca linkage group LG2, FraVesHawaii_1.0, whole genome shotgun sequence genome includes a window with the following:
- the LOC101307280 gene encoding cytochrome P450 71A1-like, with product MFAAGTETTYTFLEWALSELLRNPLVMSKLQKEIRGIVGDKKDITEDDLTGMHYLKAVIKETFRLHPPAPLLVPRLSTHEVKINGYNIKANTQVIVNAWHIGRDPNTYKNPEEFEPERFLIRNDIDYRGNDFQLIPFGAGRRICPGIQFSTAVNEIALANILHKFNWELPDGAKGQDLDMTESTGITIHRKNPLKVVAVPYLFH from the coding sequence ATGTTTGCTGCTGGAACTGAAACTACGTATACATTCCTGGAATGGGCACTAAGTGAGCTTTTAAGGAATCCACTGGTCATGAGCAAACTGCAGAAAGAGATTCGGGGAATAGTTGGAGACAAGAAAGACATAACGGAGGATGATTTGACCGGAATGCACTACTTGAAGGCAGTGATCAAAGAGACTTTTCGCTTACACCCTCCGGCTCCGTTACTAGTGCCCAGGTTATCAACCCACGAAGTGAAAATAAATGGTTACAACATTAAAGCCAACACACAAGTCATAGTGAACGCATGGCACATTGGAAGAGATCCCAACACATACAAGAATCCAGAGGAGTTTGAGCCGGAAAGGTTTCTGATTCGGAACGATATAGATTACAGGGGGAATGACTTCCAACTTATTCCATTTGGAGCTGGTAGAAGGATATGTCCAGGCATTCAGTTTTCCACGGCTGTCAATGAGATTGCTTTGGCAAACATACTTCACAAATTCAATTGGGAATTGCCTGATGGAGCAAAAGGCCAAGATTTGGATATGACAGAATCTACTGGCATAACCATACATAGAAAAAATCCTCTTAAAGTCGTGGCTGTTCCATATTTATTTCATTGA